A region of the Jaculus jaculus isolate mJacJac1 chromosome 10, mJacJac1.mat.Y.cur, whole genome shotgun sequence genome:
tagaaggattgctgtgagttcgaggccaccctgagactacatagtgaattccaggtcagcctgggccagagtgagaccttgcctcgggaaaaaaaaaaaaaaaaagtttagatagCATAAATACAACACATCATTGTCACAGGTAATTTAATTTACAGGGACATCCTGGTTGTATTACAGAAGATGTTTAAAGATGACCTGGGAACCAGCAAAACTGATGTTGATTAATATAGCTAACCAAGCGTAGCTCTAACACCTCACCAGGGACATTATAATAAGACTGCAGAATTAAACCCTCTCTCTGGAAACCCAGAGAGAAAATGATACACACTCTGGGGTACACAAGGAGAAAAAGAGCCATGGGATGGTTCATACAGCTACGGATAAAGACACAAGCATCTTAATGCAATAACCGCTTTTATCAGAGTCCTCTCCCAATCTTAAAAACAATACATGTAAGTTTTAAAGAggtgattgtttctttttctaatcAATGGATGATGAGGGGAAAATATCATTGTGATTAGGTCGATAGGTGTTTTCCTTCATAAAATACTGCAGTCTGTCAAAAGCCAAAATTCAGGGCTAGTAGCAAATTAAGAATCTGttaatccatttttaatttttttaaaaaaggtgaagCCACAATATTCTGGATAAACCAAAAGTAAGATTTATTGGAAGCTTAGTTTCCACTTCCAATAGCCAGCCAGATGGATAAAAGAGAAATCTGTACTTTTGCTTGGGAGGGAATGGTCTATGTTAAAGGGAGGAAGCCTCAAAGAACCCAGCCCTGACTAGTAAAACTGTTTCTGAGCATTGAGAAGTAAAGCTGGTCCTCATTAGCTCTGTATATCTCTTCCCTTATCTCTTTGTGAGCAGTACCATTTCCTAAATCCCAAAGAAGCAAGCGGAATGTTCGCTTTTGTATTTGTGCTAACATCACCTTAACTTTCAGGAACTCAACTGTAAACGTGCTTAAAATTTCCCACCTCTTCCCATTTTCTTTCAGTAAAATTGCTAGCCTCTCCTCCACAGCTGGGGTTGGAGTGGGGAGGAGTGGGGGGGCGGCCCGTGTGTgaggaatcctaccaaaggcattgCTGAAATACCTAGAGGGCATCTACCTACACCTCTGTCCCAGGTTGCAGCTGCCCCTTGGCAACAGTTTTTCTTGCCAGCATCTACTTAAGCCAGGACGGCTACCATACCCTAGCCAGTTAGGGCGTCGCCTTCTTTCAAAACAAACCTTGGACAAAGAAGGATGCTGTGTGGGACATTTAATTCTAGAgacaaagacatgaaagtaaTGTCACAGCCTCTGGAAAGAGTTGCAGAATGGCTGACAATCAGGCAGCTTTCTGAAACTGCTAAGTGAGGGCTGGCCTTGGTAAAGAACTGTCCCAGGCTGCCAAAGGGTTAAATACTTGTAGAGGGTAAAACCTGAGcctcccaggttttttttttttcctctttctttcttttctctttttcccccctcttgCTTGCCCTAGGGCTTGCTGGAGATTCAGTATCTCTTGGTTATTTCCTGCGATCACTATAGCCAGTTTTCAAGAAAACAAGTCGCAAGGGTTTGAAATGTCACACCAAATGACCTGGGCACAGCATATCCAGAGGctattccccccacacacacaccaccgcTCCCCGCCCCCTGCATTTCGGGTctggaaagaaaataaaccaaGGACACGCCAGACTGGTTTTGGGTGGACTTATTTTCTCCTGCAGGCGCGCGATGGTAGCGGGGCTGGTTGAGGCTCCTTCGGTGTATCGCTTGCAGGTGATGCCAAAGGGAGATAAGGAGCCGCCGCCCGGCCTTCTCCTCTGTCTAGACGGGAGAATTAATAAATGCAGCGAGATTGATCACGTCGCGCATCCACTCTGGGGACCAGCGCGCGGAGGACGAGTCGTCCTGGCCGCCGCCTCGGGATGTGGCCCGGGGGGGTGGGCGCCTCGGTTCTCCCCAGGGTCCACGGGGTTGCGGCAGATCACGGAGGGTAAGAAGAGCCCGAGTAAGCGCCCCGGGGAGGACGTGAAGCCCCGGTCTCGGGGGATGGGTAGTCCCCCGGCGCGGCTAGGAGCCAGCGGGGCGCACGGTTCCCGGCCCGACCGCGGCCCGCGCCTCCGCCCGCCGGCTCAGGCCTCCAGGCAGCGCGCAccgcccggccccgccccgccccggtgGCGCCCAATCCCCGGCGGCCAGGAGCGCGCGGTCCCAACCACGCGAGGCGCTGGGTTCCGCGTGGATCCCAGACCCGGAAAGAGGAAACCAGACACCCTTGACATTGAATTCCCCCCCCGGTGCCCACCGAGCCCACAGCGTACGGGGATGGAGGAGTGCGCAGCGGGACATGATGACATTggaatgttttggtttttttttttttattaagatcaAAATATTCGTCCCACTATGAACTGTTCTCACAATAAATAACAATAACTTACGTTTGTTTGTTCGGCAAAGGCTCACACACTCTGACCTCCGTCGATCGATAATTTAAAAcgttttttaaagaaagtctcgtttctactttgtgtgtgtgtgtgtgtgtgtgtgtgtgtgtgtgtgtgtttgtgtttgtttttgttttttccagcaaTCATGCGCTTTTAGGGGTTGACATCTTTCGGGTGATTCCGGTCTCTTTCCTGCTTAGAGCCTGGGCGAAGTCGCCTGGCAGCGCGGAGTGGGTCTGGGGCAGGAGGCTGCGCGGGCGCGGGAAGGACCCCGGCGCGTTCCCCACGCAAGGTGGCTTCGCGGGTGGACCGCGGAGAGGTGGAGTGGAGGCCGCCTCGGGGAGCACAGGAAAGCACAGGACAGAGCTAACCCTAGTCAGTCCCAAATTCTAGTTGTAAGATAAAAGATAGTCCTTGGAGCCGTAGGGAGTCTCCAGTCTTGGTGGAGCAGGTTGCGTCCTGGTGCTTCGGTCTgtcctgaacatttttttttttctttctctgtctctctctcagctcctctctctttaaataataaTAGCACGAGCGAGAGAGTTTTCGGAGTTGGAATGGCCTGAGCATGGGTGAGTCTCATGCAGGGAGCATGCGAGGTCCGCGGGCTGGCAGGGAAGGGGGTCGCCCCGCTCACGTCTCCACGGGACTCGGCACCATACTGTTGGGGGTGTCCGGGAGCTGCGAGGACAGGGAGGTCACGTCGCTGCCAGAGGAGTTGCCTAGGGAGCCGGATTCTGAGAAGGACACCTGGGACGACAAGAGACACCGTGAAAAAGCTGGTGAAGACACGTCCAGGAGAGTCCCCAGCTCCCAGTAGGAGAGTGTCCCCAGACCAGCCACCAGCTGAGAGCTTGACCCGCGTTTTCAGGGGTTGGGGACGTGGCAAGGCTGGCAGCTGCCTGTGTAGAGAGGGCCAGGATCTAGCTACCTGGGTGATGCTTCAGGCCTCGGACGGTCTTCCCATTGTCCAGGGCTGCCTCCAGGGCCCTCCTCCCTTTCGAAGTCACCTCCACCATCCCgcgtctcccccaccccctcccacacacagggCAGGTAGCCCAAGGCCTCACCAGCTGTTGGAAAGCGGGTTGGTCCAGGTCACTCTGGAGCGCGAAGTCACTGAGCGCTTTCCAAGGTGGCTGATACGTCTGCACCTCCACCGCGCTCCCCTGCACCGCGCTCTCGTGGCGGATGGGGCTACCCGCCACCAGGGGCGTCCCGGTCAGTCCCTGGAGGCTCTAAAGGGCAAGCAAGAAGGCCAAAGGCAACCCCAGTTAGAGTCCTGCCTTTCCCACCACCTTTGAGACTGGAAACTCGAGGTTGGGGGAGGGTACGATTTGGGAATTGCGTTTATTTGGGGTCCGCGCCCCCCTCCACCGCACACGGAAGTGTCCCCATACGTCATCCAGACGACCCACCTGCCCACAGACCTGCCACCAGCTTCAGGGCTGGGAGTCAACCACTGAGCCAGGGGAAGGAAGATGAGCCCCGTGCTCCCCATCCCTCCCCAGGAATGCTAGGGAGAGTGTTCAACCCTAGCTGTGATAAAGAAAGGCACAAGTCGCCAGTTCGGGGAGCTGCACCCAACACGCCACCTAGGATCCCCAAACTCGGGGCTGCTAGTGGGACAAGAAGACTCGGAGGCAGACACCATGCCTGAGCCACAATACTAGCAAGCCTTGCCGTGGCTCTGTCCCTGGCTCTCAAGGGACACGTGTCACGCTCTGTTAGAGAGCTCAGTTCTGCCTGAATCTCCCGaacatcccccccaaaaaaaaaaggtgaggcgCTGATGCTGCCCGGGAGGGAAAGGCGCCTCCCGCCTCCATGGCGCAGCTCCTCACCGTCTTGTCGTTgtgttgctgctgctgcagctgcttcaGGAGAATGGACTTCTTCTTGTCCTTGCAGCGCTTGTTCTGAAACCAGACGCGGATGACCCGCGGGCTCAGGCCGGTCATCTCCACCAGCTGCTCCTTCATAAGCGCGTCGGGCCGCGGGTTGGCGGCGTAGCAGGTCCGCAGCGTGTGCAGCTGCTTCTCGTTGAGCACCGTGCGCACGCGGGTCGTCTTCTCCGTCGGCTTGTGCACGTGCGGGCGCAGCGAGGGCTGGCGGCCCGGGCCGCCGTCTGCGAGGGGAAACGCGCGGGCCGCGACGTGAGCTCCCGCAGACCCCGCTCCCCCTTTCACTCCTTTCCGACGCCACTGCTCCTAGTCCTCGGCTCTGGCTGGCCATCTTGCCCGCCTTGCCCAAAGGGACCCGTGCCTTTTGGCCCTTTTCCTCGCTCCCAAGCGCATCCCCCACCCACATCCCGAGAGCCAGCAGGGGCTCTAGGGACCCACCTTAGGCCGCTGCAGCGCTAAGTCTAGCCCTGAAGACCCCCCAACTTGGCCCCGCAGGATGAGCAAAACCCTTCATAGGTTGGAGTTTCGGAAGACAGAGCTGACTTGGAAGGGGGTTAAGAGAGCAACACGAGCGCGCAGTACCCCCTGATTCAAGGATCGACAAGTTCGTCCCCTGCCTAGGGGACGGGCGAGTTCCGAACTCACTCATGGGGTGTCCTAAGTCTCAAAGATCCGACAGGGAATATTCCTGGGTCCAGAATGAGTCTTTCTtacccccacccctctgtcttcTGCCCTGGGCTCCCCTCACGGCTCCAGGTTCTCTGGCCCCCAGGTTGCAGCTGCTCACACGTTCCTCACTGGGCCGCAGATTCCTTCAGCCCGCAACAAAGGGGAGACCCCCCCCCCTTCTGTGAGATCCCAGATGGGGACTCACTCAACAACAGCTTACTCTTTCTGCTTCACATCCAACCTGGTCGACACACCCAGGGCTCTACGAGGCACTGCTGACACTGATgcatcccccccctcccccgggccTTTCTAGGTCTggataaatatttacaaatagcCCACCCAGTCCAATTTCCTCATTCTATCGGGAGGAAGTGGAGATCCAGAGAGGGGTGGAGTCTTGAGGCCCCACAGTACCCACGGGGCGAAGTCTAGAGAGATCGGTGTGGCAGGCCTCCCAGCTAGCTCCTTGGGGCTGATCAGAGTATGGGTTCCTCACCCTCTCCACTGAGGTACAGTTAGACCCCACATCTGTGCGATTTCTAGCTAGGACAGAAAATTCCGTGGAGTGTTTTAACACTGGATTCCACTGTACCTTTAAACCCCCACATCAATGAAGCAGTACTTGATAAGTTCGTTTGTTCATTCAACCGGACTtcgaaatacacacacacacacacacacacacaccctcttttGCACGTCTGGCCTTCTTCAAGTGGACTCCAGGCTGGCAGAACTCGCCGTGGGAGCCGCATGActtatatgcatgcatacctCCAGGCAAACACGAAGAATTTCCCAGCGCAATTAACCCAGAAAGGGCATCACCTAAGAATCCCTGCGGTCCCTTCCCTCGCTTGCTCCTAGCATCGTGTCCCGCGAAGAGCACAATTCCCCTTGCGCACACGCTCAAAACACATGCAACGTCTCCCCGGCACAATGCGAAAGCACATCCGGGTTCCTAGCATCCAGGTCTCATCCTTACAGAAAGACAGAAGCGTACGCCAAGCCCAAAGGGTAAGGAGTACCCCTCTTGCACACTGGCACCCCAGGGCCCCGGgcgcggcggcagcggcggcggcttACCTGGCAGATGCAGGCCTCGGGCTCCGGGCAGCGGGCCGGGGCTGCGCGGGCTGCCGGCCGCGGCGCGCTCCAGCAGGAGGCCGTGGTCGGCGCGGCAGAGCAGTTCGTGCTCCCGCAGCGAGAACTCGTCCCCGGGCAGCAGCTGGCGGCTGCACACGGAGCAGCGGAAGCACTCGATATGGTACACACTGTCCCGAGCCCGCATCACCAGGTCGCTGCTGCTGAAGCCCACCTGGCACTTGGCGCATTTGATGCCAAACAGCCTGCGGGGTCCAAAGGTGCGGGGATCGGTCAGCTCCGGGGCCCAGAGATCGCCCCTCGCCTCCCGAGCCCACCGAGAGACCAAGGGAGACCCGAGGACCAGGCCTGCGACGCGCCACGGCAGGCGTTCCGGGCGGAGGCGGCCTTCGATCCTGCGCCTGGCCCGGAGCGCAGCGCAGCGCAGCGCAGCGACCGGCTTCCATTCTCCGCCCCGGGGCCCAGACCCCCGATTCCGGCGGGCCTCACCTGACGTAGTCCCGCTTGCAGTAGGTCTTCCCGTCTCTCACGAAGCACGTGCACGTCTCATCCAGGTACTGGCTGCACTCGGCGCACTTGAGGCAGGCGGCGTGCCACTCCAGGTCGGGAGACACCCGGAGGATAAACTGGTCGTGGATCTGACTCCCGCAGCCCACGCACATGGCCGTCCCGGGCTTCTC
Encoded here:
- the Isl2 gene encoding insulin gene enhancer protein ISL-2, translating into MVDIIFHYPFLGDMGDHSKKKPGTAMCVGCGSQIHDQFILRVSPDLEWHAACLKCAECSQYLDETCTCFVRDGKTYCKRDYVRLFGIKCAKCQVGFSSSDLVMRARDSVYHIECFRCSVCSRQLLPGDEFSLREHELLCRADHGLLLERAAAGSPRSPGPLPGARGLHLPDGGPGRQPSLRPHVHKPTEKTTRVRTVLNEKQLHTLRTCYAANPRPDALMKEQLVEMTGLSPRVIRVWFQNKRCKDKKKSILLKQLQQQQHNDKTSLQGLTGTPLVAGSPIRHESAVQGSAVEVQTYQPPWKALSDFALQSDLDQPAFQQLVSFSESGSLGNSSGSDVTSLSSQLPDTPNSMVPSPVET